One window of the Methylocystis parvus OBBP genome contains the following:
- a CDS encoding formate dehydrogenase subunit gamma — protein MAGAAPYSDERAREIIAAHMGLEGPALPILHALQAEFGCVPESAVKEMAGALNISRAEMHGVVTFYHDFHSAPQGRHHLKICRAESCQSMGAEKQANEFLARHKLDWGQTTPDGSLTVEPVYCLGLCAHSPSALYDGEPIGLVDAETLDSLVEEAKGK, from the coding sequence ATGGCTGGCGCTGCTCCATATAGCGACGAGCGGGCGCGGGAGATTATTGCGGCCCATATGGGCCTCGAAGGTCCTGCACTCCCAATATTGCATGCGCTTCAGGCGGAATTCGGATGCGTCCCGGAATCGGCGGTGAAGGAAATGGCGGGCGCGCTGAATATCAGCCGGGCCGAAATGCACGGCGTGGTGACCTTCTACCACGACTTCCACAGCGCGCCGCAGGGCCGCCATCATCTCAAGATCTGCCGCGCCGAATCCTGCCAGTCCATGGGCGCCGAGAAGCAGGCCAATGAATTCCTGGCCCGCCACAAGCTGGATTGGGGCCAGACCACGCCGGACGGCTCCCTGACGGTCGAGCCTGTTTATTGCCTGGGCCTCTGCGCGCACAGCCCCTCCGCCCTTTATGACGGAGAGCCGATTGGACTGGTCGACGCCGAGACGCTCGACTCCCTTGTCGAGGAGGCGAAGGGCAAATGA
- the fdhF gene encoding formate dehydrogenase subunit alpha, protein MTLIKETDYGTPESKSAKMVTLTIDGKSVTVPEGTSIMRAAMEAGTEIPKLCATDSIKAFGSCRLCVIEVEGRNGTPASCTTPVGPGISVKTQTPRLAAIRRGVMELYISDHPLDCLTCAANGDCELQDMAGAVGLRDVRYGYDGSNHVFARNDGEANFNWKPKDESNPYFTYDPSKCIVCNRCVRACEEVQGTFALTISGRGFDSRVSPGMDEAFMESECVSCGACVQACPTATLTEKAVIAVGQPEHSEITTCAYCGVGCTFKAEMRGEEVVRMVPWKDGKANHGHSCIKGRFAYGYAHHGDRITTPMIRETIAQPWREVSWEEAIAFAAARLKATQEKHGKNSLGVITSSRCTNEESYLVQKLARQGFRNNNTDTCARVCHSPTGYGLAQAFGTSAGTQDFDSVDEADVILVIGANPTDAHPVFGSRMKARLRDGARLIVIDPRRIDLVRSPHITADYHLPLKPGTNVAMVTALAHVIVTEGLANLDFVKSRCDWDEYQDWAAFVSLPKNSPEALETTLGVPAAEIRAAARLYATGGNAAIYYGLGVTEHAQGSTTVMGIANLAMATGNLGRRGVGVNPLRGQNNVQGSCDMGSFPHELPGYRHISNEEARKAFEADWGVELDPEPGLRIPNMFDAAIEGRFKGLYVQGEDILQSDPDTSHVSRALSNMDIVIVQDLFLVETANYAHVFLPGATFLEKDGTFTNAERRIQRVTKVMSPKNGYADWEVTQLLANALGLNWGYAHASQIMDEIARLTPSFAGVSFERLAEVGSVQWPCNEESPDGMPIMHINGFARGKGKFVITEYVPTDEKVGPRFPLLLTTGRILSQYNVGAQTRRTENSQWHPEDVLEIHPHDAEDRGVREGDWVKVASRAGETTLRAKITDRVAPGVVYTTFHHPTTQANVVTTDNSDWATNCPEYKVTAVQVSTTNGPTEWQEKYRELTERSRRIASAIDAAE, encoded by the coding sequence ATGACGCTTATCAAAGAGACAGATTACGGGACCCCAGAGTCCAAATCGGCAAAAATGGTCACGCTGACCATTGACGGTAAAAGCGTCACGGTTCCCGAGGGAACCTCGATCATGCGGGCGGCGATGGAGGCGGGGACGGAGATCCCCAAGCTCTGCGCCACCGACAGCATCAAGGCGTTCGGCTCCTGCCGCCTCTGCGTGATCGAAGTCGAGGGCCGCAACGGCACGCCGGCTTCCTGCACCACGCCGGTCGGGCCCGGCATTTCGGTCAAGACCCAGACGCCGCGTCTCGCCGCCATCCGCCGCGGCGTCATGGAACTCTATATCTCCGACCATCCGCTCGACTGCCTGACCTGCGCCGCCAATGGCGATTGCGAATTGCAGGACATGGCGGGCGCGGTCGGTCTGCGCGACGTGCGCTACGGCTATGACGGCTCGAACCACGTCTTCGCCCGCAACGATGGCGAGGCCAATTTCAACTGGAAGCCGAAGGACGAGTCGAACCCCTATTTCACCTACGATCCGTCGAAATGCATCGTCTGCAACCGTTGCGTTCGCGCCTGCGAGGAAGTGCAGGGCACTTTCGCGCTGACGATCTCCGGCCGCGGCTTCGATTCGCGCGTGTCGCCCGGCATGGACGAAGCGTTCATGGAGTCGGAATGCGTGTCCTGCGGCGCCTGCGTCCAGGCTTGCCCGACCGCCACGCTGACGGAAAAGGCGGTCATCGCCGTCGGCCAGCCCGAACATAGCGAGATTACGACCTGCGCCTATTGCGGCGTGGGCTGCACCTTCAAGGCCGAAATGCGCGGCGAGGAAGTCGTTCGCATGGTTCCCTGGAAGGACGGCAAGGCCAATCACGGCCATAGCTGCATCAAGGGCCGCTTCGCCTATGGCTACGCCCATCACGGCGACCGCATCACCACGCCGATGATCCGCGAGACGATCGCGCAGCCCTGGCGCGAAGTGTCGTGGGAAGAGGCGATCGCCTTCGCCGCCGCCCGCCTGAAGGCGACGCAGGAGAAGCACGGCAAGAATTCGCTCGGCGTGATCACCTCGTCGCGCTGCACGAATGAGGAAAGCTATCTCGTTCAGAAGCTCGCGCGTCAGGGCTTCCGCAACAACAATACCGACACCTGCGCCCGCGTCTGCCATTCGCCGACGGGCTATGGCCTCGCCCAGGCCTTCGGCACCTCCGCCGGCACGCAGGATTTCGACTCGGTGGACGAGGCCGACGTCATCCTGGTCATCGGCGCCAATCCGACCGACGCGCATCCGGTGTTCGGCTCGCGCATGAAGGCGCGGCTGCGCGACGGCGCCAGGCTGATCGTCATCGATCCGCGCCGCATCGACCTCGTGCGCTCGCCCCACATCACGGCGGATTACCATCTGCCGCTGAAGCCCGGCACGAATGTCGCCATGGTGACGGCGCTCGCGCATGTCATCGTGACCGAGGGGCTCGCCAATCTCGATTTCGTCAAGTCGCGCTGCGATTGGGACGAATATCAGGATTGGGCGGCTTTCGTCTCGCTTCCGAAAAACAGTCCGGAGGCGCTCGAGACGACGCTCGGCGTTCCGGCGGCGGAGATTCGCGCCGCAGCGCGTCTTTACGCCACGGGCGGCAATGCGGCGATCTATTACGGCCTTGGCGTCACCGAGCATGCGCAAGGCTCGACGACCGTCATGGGCATCGCCAATCTCGCCATGGCGACCGGCAATCTCGGCCGCCGCGGCGTCGGCGTGAATCCGCTGCGCGGGCAGAACAATGTGCAGGGCTCCTGCGACATGGGCTCCTTCCCGCACGAGCTGCCGGGCTATCGCCACATCTCCAACGAGGAGGCCCGCAAGGCCTTCGAGGCGGATTGGGGCGTTGAGCTCGACCCGGAGCCCGGCCTGCGCATCCCGAACATGTTCGACGCGGCGATCGAAGGCCGGTTCAAGGGCCTTTATGTGCAGGGCGAGGACATTCTCCAGTCCGATCCCGACACGAGCCATGTGTCGCGCGCGCTGTCCAATATGGACATCGTCATCGTTCAGGATCTTTTCCTGGTCGAGACGGCGAATTACGCTCATGTCTTCCTGCCGGGCGCGACCTTCCTCGAGAAGGACGGCACCTTCACCAACGCCGAGCGCCGCATTCAGCGCGTCACCAAGGTGATGTCGCCGAAGAACGGCTACGCCGATTGGGAAGTCACGCAGCTCCTCGCCAATGCGCTGGGCCTGAACTGGGGTTACGCTCACGCCAGCCAGATCATGGACGAGATTGCGCGTCTGACCCCGTCCTTCGCGGGCGTGTCTTTCGAGCGCCTCGCCGAGGTCGGCTCCGTTCAGTGGCCGTGCAACGAAGAATCGCCGGACGGCATGCCGATCATGCACATTAACGGCTTCGCCCGCGGCAAGGGCAAATTCGTCATCACCGAATATGTGCCGACGGACGAGAAGGTCGGGCCGCGCTTCCCGCTGCTGCTGACGACAGGCCGCATCCTGTCCCAATACAATGTCGGCGCGCAGACGCGGCGCACCGAAAACAGCCAGTGGCACCCGGAGGACGTGCTCGAGATTCATCCGCATGACGCGGAGGATCGCGGCGTGCGCGAGGGCGATTGGGTGAAGGTGGCGAGCCGCGCCGGTGAAACGACGCTGCGCGCCAAGATCACCGATCGCGTCGCGCCGGGCGTCGTCTACACGACCTTCCACCACCCGACGACGCAGGCGAACGTCGTCACGACCGACAATTCGGACTGGGCGACCAATTGCCCCGAATACAAGGTCACGGCGGTGCAGGTCTCGACCACCAACGGGCCGACCGAGTGGCAGGAAAAATATCGCGAGCTGACGGAGCGGAGCCGTCGCATCGCGAGCGCGATCGACGCGGCGGAATGA
- a CDS encoding formate dehydrogenase beta subunit, protein MTKIYIPLDMAAVAMGADRLAAAVAEEAARRGQQVEIVRNGSRGMLWLEPLIEVETPAGRVGYGPAKTKDVASLFDAGFLAGGAHPLNIGVVDEHPWMKRQNRFTFVRCGIIDPLSVPEYEAHNGFKGLKRAFEIGSAAVVEEVAKSGLRGRGGAGFPTGIKWKTVADCAPGQKYVVVNADEGDSGTFADRMIMEGDPLALIEGMTICGYAIGGSKGYVYLRSEYPVVAKVFQAAIEKAREAGWLGKNIKGSGFDFDVELRIGAGAYVCGEETSLLESLEGKRGIVRAKPPLPAHVGLFGKPTVVNNVLSMATIPMIMEKGAQHYADLGIGRSRGTMPLQIAGNVKYGGLFEIDFGIPLGEVINDIAGGTRTGRPVKAAQVGGPLGAYVPQSLFHLPFGYEEFAATDSLIGHGGIVVFDDAIDMSWMARFGMEFCAIESCGKCTPCRIGSTRGVETIDKIRNGQDVDKNIELLKDLCHTMKFGSLCALGGFAPYPVESALRHFPEDFRKSALEAAE, encoded by the coding sequence ATGACCAAGATTTACATCCCGCTGGACATGGCCGCCGTAGCGATGGGCGCCGACCGCCTCGCCGCCGCCGTCGCGGAAGAAGCCGCCAGGCGCGGCCAGCAAGTCGAGATCGTGAGAAACGGCTCGCGTGGAATGCTCTGGCTCGAACCCCTGATCGAGGTGGAGACTCCCGCGGGCCGTGTCGGTTATGGGCCGGCGAAAACGAAGGACGTCGCGTCGCTCTTCGACGCGGGCTTCCTCGCCGGCGGCGCTCATCCGCTGAATATCGGCGTCGTGGACGAGCATCCATGGATGAAGCGCCAGAATCGCTTCACCTTCGTGCGCTGCGGCATAATCGATCCCCTGTCCGTTCCGGAATATGAGGCGCATAACGGCTTCAAAGGTCTGAAGCGCGCCTTCGAGATCGGCTCCGCGGCCGTCGTCGAGGAAGTGGCCAAATCCGGCCTGCGCGGCCGCGGCGGCGCGGGCTTCCCGACCGGCATCAAATGGAAGACCGTGGCGGATTGCGCGCCGGGTCAGAAATATGTCGTCGTCAATGCGGACGAAGGCGATTCGGGCACCTTCGCGGACCGCATGATCATGGAGGGCGATCCGCTCGCGCTCATCGAAGGCATGACCATCTGCGGCTACGCCATCGGCGGCTCCAAGGGCTATGTCTATCTGCGCTCCGAATATCCGGTCGTCGCCAAGGTGTTCCAGGCCGCGATCGAGAAGGCGCGCGAGGCCGGCTGGCTCGGCAAGAACATCAAGGGTTCGGGCTTCGATTTCGACGTCGAGCTGCGCATCGGCGCCGGGGCCTATGTCTGCGGCGAGGAGACCTCGCTGCTCGAATCGCTCGAGGGCAAGCGCGGCATCGTTCGCGCCAAGCCGCCGCTGCCGGCGCATGTCGGCCTCTTCGGCAAGCCGACGGTCGTCAATAACGTCCTCTCCATGGCGACGATCCCGATGATCATGGAGAAGGGCGCGCAGCATTACGCCGATCTCGGCATCGGCCGCTCGCGCGGCACCATGCCGCTGCAGATCGCGGGCAACGTCAAATATGGCGGCCTGTTCGAGATCGACTTCGGCATTCCGCTCGGGGAAGTCATCAACGACATCGCCGGCGGCACGCGCACGGGCCGTCCCGTCAAGGCGGCGCAGGTCGGCGGTCCGCTCGGCGCCTATGTGCCGCAGTCGCTTTTCCATCTGCCCTTCGGCTATGAGGAATTCGCGGCTACGGACAGCCTTATCGGCCATGGCGGCATTGTCGTTTTCGACGATGCGATCGACATGTCCTGGATGGCGCGCTTCGGCATGGAGTTCTGCGCGATCGAGAGCTGCGGCAAGTGCACGCCCTGCCGCATCGGTTCGACGCGCGGCGTCGAGACGATCGACAAGATCCGCAACGGTCAGGACGTCGATAAGAATATCGAGCTCCTCAAGGACCTCTGCCACACGATGAAGTTTGGCTCATTGTGCGCTTTGGGAGGCTTCGCGCCCTATCCGGTCGAGAGCGCTCTCCGACATTTCCCAGAAGACTTCCGCAAGTCGGCCCTTGAAGCCGCTGAGTGA
- a CDS encoding LysR family transcriptional regulator has product MIDKLEFLITVASEKSFSRAAELCGVTQPTLSAGIKQLEDSLGVLLVNRSSRFHGLTAEGERVLEWAKRIVGDARAMRQEVRTLREGLSGQLRIAVIPTAEGIVSALTTPYREKHPHVRFKVISASSAEVMGMLDNLEIDAGVTYLDNDPLGRVRTVPLCSERYRLLTTAGNPLGDRDRVTWTEVGKIDLCLLTPDMQNRRIVDRLIGPDVAPILESNSVILLYDHVKSGRWATIMPEKLAKTMGTEPPLRSIPIVEPEVGHEIGLVAPLRDPVIPLVGALVAEAKALAESGRLAD; this is encoded by the coding sequence GTGATCGACAAACTCGAATTCCTTATCACCGTCGCGAGTGAGAAAAGCTTCTCCCGCGCGGCGGAGCTTTGCGGCGTCACGCAGCCGACCCTGTCCGCCGGCATCAAGCAGCTCGAAGATTCGCTCGGCGTCTTGCTGGTCAACCGCTCCTCCCGTTTTCACGGCCTGACCGCCGAGGGCGAGCGGGTGCTCGAATGGGCGAAGCGAATTGTCGGCGACGCCCGCGCCATGCGGCAGGAAGTCCGCACCCTGAGGGAAGGGCTTTCAGGCCAGCTCCGGATTGCGGTCATTCCCACGGCCGAGGGAATCGTCTCCGCGCTGACGACGCCTTATCGGGAAAAGCATCCCCATGTCCGCTTCAAGGTGATTTCGGCCTCGTCGGCGGAAGTGATGGGGATGCTCGATAATCTCGAGATCGACGCGGGCGTCACCTATCTCGACAACGATCCGCTCGGCCGCGTCAGAACCGTGCCGCTTTGTTCGGAACGTTACCGATTGTTGACGACCGCCGGCAATCCGCTCGGCGACCGCGACCGCGTGACATGGACCGAGGTCGGCAAGATCGATCTCTGCCTGCTCACGCCTGACATGCAGAATCGCCGCATCGTCGACCGGCTGATCGGCCCGGACGTCGCGCCGATTCTCGAGTCGAATTCCGTCATTCTGCTCTACGACCATGTGAAATCCGGCCGATGGGCCACGATCATGCCGGAGAAGCTCGCAAAAACAATGGGAACAGAGCCGCCCCTGCGGTCGATCCCGATCGTCGAGCCGGAGGTCGGGCACGAAATCGGACTCGTCGCCCCCTTGCGCGATCCTGTCATCCCGCTCGTTGGCGCGCTCGTTGCAGAGGCAAAAGCGCTCGCCGAAAGCGGCAGACTGGCCGATTGA